The Paenibacillus pabuli DNA segment TGAATCCTACGTTCTGGACTTTCTGAAAAAGCTGCTGGATACCCCAAGTCCAAGTGGTTACACACACCACATTATGGATATGATCCGGGAAGAAGCCCAATCATTGAATATTGCATTTGAATTAAATAACAAAGGCGGAGCCGTGCTCACTTTGCCTGGCCAGGATGCCTCCAAAACGATTGGACTCAGTGCACACGTGGATACACTGGGCGCCATGGTACGTTCCATCACATCTTATGGTACCCTCAAGCTGACCTCTATCGGCGGATTCTCCATGCATAGTATTGAAAATGAGTATTGCACGATCCATACCCGTGATGGCAAGACCTACACTGGTACGATTCTCTCCCTGCACCCTTCGGTTCATGTCTACCCTGATGCCCGCACCTTTGAGCGTAATGAAAGCCATATGGAAGTTCGTATTGATGAGGTCGTTTCATCCAAGGAAGATGTTCTTGAACTGGGGATCAGCGTTGGCGACTTTATTTCCTTCGATGCACGTGCGATTATTACGCCAAGCGGTTATATCAAGTCACGTCATCTGGATGACAAAGCCAGTGTAGCTGCCCTTTTCGGCATTTTGGAATCTGCTCATCGGGAAGGCTGGAAGCCTCTACATAACGTCTCTCTGCTTATCTCGAATTACGAAGAAGTTGGACATGGCGCCTCTTATATCCCGTCAGAGATCAGTGAACTGATCGCCGTAGATATGGGTGCAATGGGTGATGATCTCAGTTGTAAAGAAACAGATGTATCCATCTGTGCCAAAGATTCTTCAGGTCCGTATGACTATGACATGACGAGTCGCCTCATTGAACTTGCCAAACAAGCAAATCTCGATTATGTCGTCGATATTTATCCACAATACGGCTCCGATGGCAGTGCCGCCTTGCGAGGTGGAAATAACATTCGCGCTGCACTGATTGGTCCAGGAGTGCATGCTTCCCATTCCATGGAACGCACGCACAAGGATGCCGTTTTGAATACGGCCAGACTGCTCGCTTCTTACATCACAACCAAGTAATCTACCTCTGCATACTTCACGAATATAGAGAGATGCCAGTAACAGCTAACATCGCTGTCTGGCATCTTTTTTTATTCCTATCCTTTTCTCCTAATCGGAAATCCACCCTATTCAGCCTGCTCCACATACTGACGATATTGCTGCTCGATTTGTGTTACTTTCCTCTCATGATCACGGATTTCATTTTTTAAAACATGCAATGTACGACGGACGGTAAGACGGCCATCCTCCACCTGGGATTCGGCTTTTCGGATTTTGTCTTGCACCATCCAGTCCACGAAGAGATTGTCGAAGAAGTAATCTGCAAAGGATAACAAGCCTCCAAGCTCCAGGTCTGCATGCACAGCCATTTTTACATCTTCGAGCTCCTTCTGGAATCGTTTCAGATGTCTTCCCGCTTCAGTTAAGGCAAACTGAGCGTCATCCATGCGGCCGCGTTTGATATGAGTGGATATCATGCCTCCGCCCATCATGTCGTATACTCCCCAATTCCCCGCAGACTTGAGCGCATCCCCGGCACGGTCAAGTGCACTGAGCAGGCGTTCACCTTCACGGTCTGCTTCCTTGAGCTCCTTCATTTCTCCGCGTAAATGTTCCAGATCCTCAGCCAATTGCCTAAGTTCATCATGGTTCGCCAGCAATTGATTTTCCTTTCTACCCCACAACACCTTGTAATCATTCTCCAAGAAGCGATATTTACTTTGCTCATCCAGTTCACGCTGCACTTCTTTCCGCTGCTCATGAATGTCTTTTAACATCTGGCAAGCTGTATCGTACTCAGCCTTACTCTCCATGAGCTCCAGTTCTTCCTTCTCCAGCCGTTCCTGCTTTTTGCCAATTAAGTTATAGAAAAATGCCGATAAGGTCATGCCATTCAGCCGGTCCACATCATTCTGCTCCTTCTGGAGATGCTCCAGGCGCCGCTGCACTTTCGCTTGCCACTCGGCTTCTTCCTGGTTCAATTTCTCCAGGCGATTGTTCCATTTCTCGTAAATTCTCCCCTTTTCCTTGAGCACAGCCAGTTGTTCATTCAATTCTTTATACATAAATGTGGTGTTCTCTCCTTTCACTGGAATTATTTCCTTACCCATTACAACGTAATGGATATGGCTAACGTTTCATATAAAAAAACGCCATCCTTCAAAACAAGGCGTTAAGCCCCATTTTAAAAGATGACGATTTGTACTTTGCGATTAGGATTTGCTTTTCTCAATCTGCTCTGCAAGCTCGTTCAGGAAGGTCCAACGTTCCATCAGTTCTTCCAGATGACGCTCGGCTTCAGCCTGCTCTGCCATGAGCTCCTGCAGACGGGCTGAATCACTGAAGGCTTCCTCCATCGCCGTATTAATCCGCGCAAGGTTGGCCTCCGCTTTCTCAATATTCTCGTCGATCTGATCATACTCCCGTTGTTCCTTGAAGCTGAATTTCAGCTTCGGCTTGGCCGTGGACGCAGCAGGTTTAACCTCATCCGTTCCAACCTTTTTCGGAGCTGGGCCGGTATCACCCACCTGAGCAGCTCCCGGCGCATTCTTCAGCATCCATTCCGCGTACTCACTGTAGTCGCCTACATGTACCCGGATGGCTCCATTGCCCTCAAAGGCCAGCACTTTATCCACCGTACGGTCCAGGAAGTAGCGATCATGGGACACAACGAAAACAACGCCCGGAAAGTCATCCAGGTAATCTTCAAGTACCGCCAGCGTCTGAATATCCAGATCGTTGGTTGGCTCATCCAGCAGCAATACATTGGGCGCAGCCATCAGTACACGCAGCAAGTATAGACGACGTTTCTCTCCACCTGACAGCCGGGAGATTGGCGTCCACTGCGACGCAGGAGTAAAGAGAAACCGCTCCAGCATCTGGGCTGCCGTGATCAGGGACCCATCCGCCGTCCGTACATTCTCGGCCACTTCCTTGATATATTCAATGACACGCAGAGATTCGTTCATCTCCTGATGCTCTTGCGTGAAATAGCCCAAATTAACGGTTGGACCGAGAACGACTTCTC contains these protein-coding regions:
- a CDS encoding M42 family metallopeptidase, encoding MNFTINESYVLDFLKKLLDTPSPSGYTHHIMDMIREEAQSLNIAFELNNKGGAVLTLPGQDASKTIGLSAHVDTLGAMVRSITSYGTLKLTSIGGFSMHSIENEYCTIHTRDGKTYTGTILSLHPSVHVYPDARTFERNESHMEVRIDEVVSSKEDVLELGISVGDFISFDARAIITPSGYIKSRHLDDKASVAALFGILESAHREGWKPLHNVSLLISNYEEVGHGASYIPSEISELIAVDMGAMGDDLSCKETDVSICAKDSSGPYDYDMTSRLIELAKQANLDYVVDIYPQYGSDGSAALRGGNNIRAALIGPGVHASHSMERTHKDAVLNTARLLASYITTK